The window TGGCGGAAGGAGGCAGGTCTGCAAGGAACCGGTAGGGGGTGGTTTTGAGTTCCTCTACCACCTCTTCAATCGAGTGCAGGGAGAGGAGATGATCGAGCTTCCGGGAATCGAACTCCTTCCCGCCGCTGAGGAGGTATTTTTTTGCTTCAAGGGGATCGATGTGGTCCCGGATCATCCGCAGGATTGTCCTGAGGTTCACCACATCGATCTCTAACGAGATGATATTCCTGATAAGGCCGTTATTATACGTGGGATTTTTGACCTGTTCGAGTGCATCTGCATAATAGTATTCGTCGAGGGCACATTCGAGCAGGGCAAGGTCACCGGCCTTTAAAAACGCCGGGTACTCTTCGGTCAAGGGTTTGGCATACCTGATCTTCCACGTGGCAAGCATATCGACAACAGCCCTGACATCCGGCTGCCGGACAAGTTCGATTATCGTTGCTTCGTCAAGTTCCCCGGCGGGTACGAGGCATTCAAGGATCTCTTCATTGGTGATATGGATGTTCTTCCCGCGGAGGATCGTTTTGATGTTCTGGATATCCCAGCGGTGCAGGAAGATGGTGATGTACTGTTCCGCTTCTTCCGTTTTGACAAATCTCAGGATCTTCTGGAACGTCCGGACAAAATTTTTTCGCAGGGCGTATTCGATGCAGAGCACGCCGGAATACTGGACTTTTGCTTCGATGATATCAGATTTGTAAGGCGTGTTTTCCAGGTCGGCTATGAGGGACTCGAGATCCGGCTGCAGTACCAGGTTATCAAGCGCACGCTGGTCCAGCAGGCGGCTTTTCATCCCCCGCATCCGTGCGTTGATATACCCCCAGTCCATCTCAGTCACCTGTCAGGATCGAATAAATCTCCAGTTTTTTTAAGTCCCCTGCCCGTTCCATCCGGGATTCCACAGTATTTGAAATGATGACCGACCGGTCGGGCAGACAGGCTACCAGTCCACCTGCCGATACAAGGTCCGGGATAATCTCTGCGTGGAGGTTTAAGGAGGCGAGCGTTTTCCTGCAGAGTTCTTCATCCCGTTTGTCCACGTGAACATGGAATCCGCCCACCTTAAGAGACGCTGCTGCATCCACGGTGAGTTTTTTAAAAATATCCGGGTATTCCGGGTCGTCTCGTAACCGGGACAATCGAAGCTTCGCCTCGTTAAATGCCGCCAGAAAAAGTTGTTCTTTGATGGTGATCAGGCGCGCTTTATTCTCTGCACCTGCAAGGTACATGAGTTTGTTCTTCTCAATGGCAGCGGTTTTCTCTGCATCAGAAATGTGTGATTGCCGTATCTGTTCAGCCTGCTCGCGTGCTTTTTTTCCGAGGCTTTCGATAGTTATACGTGCAGTTTCCTTAAGTTCCCGCTCCCGCTCCTCTGCACTTTCGTCAACCGATTTCAACAGGTTTTCATACGCCACCAGAATCACCCGCAGTTATTTCTGACTTAAAAAAACCGGAGTTTATGCCTGGACATAAATCCTGTCCTTTAAATGACCAAGGGGGTTATTGTTCCGGTGAGAGAACGCAAATCCACTTTAAGTCATTCCGGAATTTTCACTTCTACTTGACCATCAGGATGATCATGGAGGCGACGACAAACCCCAGGATCACCAGGGTCTCGGGAATCGCTTCTAAAATAATGATCGTCCCGGCGGTTTCCGGGCGTTCGGCAATCGCACCGGCCCCGGCAGAACCAATCCGTGACTGTGCCATACCTGTTGCAATTGCACCTCCGGCAAAGGCAATTGCTGCTCCAATGGGAACTTCCCAGCCAACCATTTTAGTACCTCCCAATGATACAACCTAAAATGTTATACCCATATTAATGTATGGGAATAAAAGTGGCCGATAAAAATGGGATATCGTCGGTAGCTAGCTTCCACCACGGCACTACTCAAGGATTTCATCCAGGCGGGCGAGGGCGTCTTTCGTCATACTCTTCTGGGAAACGACCTCTTTTGCTACGGCGATGAGGGAAAGGACCTCGTTATAGGAAAGCGTGGAAAAACAGTAATCCTTCCAGCATTCCCGGTCAACATTGATCCAGATCTCTCCTAACACATTACGGAGAATTTTACAATCCTCCGCAGAAAAACTCTCCCAGTCCTCACCGAAGCTGCGACGGATCTTTTCATAGGCTTCTTCAACGGCTT of the Methanomicrobiales archaeon HGW-Methanomicrobiales-1 genome contains:
- the ahaC gene encoding ATP synthase A1 subunit C; amino-acid sequence: MDWGYINARMRGMKSRLLDQRALDNLVLQPDLESLIADLENTPYKSDIIEAKVQYSGVLCIEYALRKNFVRTFQKILRFVKTEEAEQYITIFLHRWDIQNIKTILRGKNIHITNEEILECLVPAGELDEATIIELVRQPDVRAVVDMLATWKIRYAKPLTEEYPAFLKAGDLALLECALDEYYYADALEQVKNPTYNNGLIRNIISLEIDVVNLRTILRMIRDHIDPLEAKKYLLSGGKEFDSRKLDHLLSLHSIEEVVEELKTTPYRFLADLPPSAMRTQKISVIEKQLEKYLVQKGVNAFLGDPLSVASVIGYFWAKYNEITNIRIISRCKTADFPIEQLKEELVYV
- a CDS encoding ATPase — encoded protein: MVGWEVPIGAAIAFAGGAIATGMAQSRIGSAGAGAIAERPETAGTIIILEAIPETLVILGFVVASMIILMVK